Within Cucumis melo cultivar AY chromosome 4, USDA_Cmelo_AY_1.0, whole genome shotgun sequence, the genomic segment gattttgattttttgaaGTGTGAGACCTCGAATGAATTTCTGTTCTACTCTGCGCATGAGATTTTTTTGTTCCTGAGATGTTTTTGTTTGATTGTTTTGGCTTTCTATTTTGGTTTGTAGATATATGGACTCTGCAGGAGGTCTGAGTTTGTACCCGTCGCACCGTTGTAAGACTATTCACCTGGTTTGTAACATAACGTTTCCACTCTCGTACTCCTTTTGAAGTCggcgatttttttttttcttcttgaatTTTAATCTGTAGTTGTACATGTGAGTTCATAGCTGTTTCTTTCCGTTCTTCAAGCATTTGAACTTTGCATGAAATTTACAGGTGAGGCACGCGCAGGGAACTCATAATGTTGCAATGGAAAAGGATCGCAGTTTGCTTCAATCTTATGATTATTTTGATGCTCAACTTTCCCCTTTAGGATGGCAACAGGTATGTACTTATAAGTTAAATTATACCATTCTCTCTGAAATCTGTCATGTTATCCATATTTTTCCAACATATGAGAGACTACATACTGAAATAAAACATTTAGAAAGGGAAAAACGGTCATCGATTCGATGTACTAAAAACATTCGTATGGCTAGTTTAATCATTCACCCTCTTCATAAAACACGCACCGACACTCTGTTCTAAGATCCATAATAATATATTCTCTTTGATATTGGAACAGGTTGACAATTTGCGGAAGCATGTGCATTCATGTGGAATTTCAAAGACAATCGAATTAGTCATCGTCTCCCCGTTGTTAAGGTATGGAATGGGTAGAAGCCAGCACACTTTagttatttattaaaatagtCATTTGCTTATCTTGAAAATTTGGATTATTTTATGGATTTGTGGTCTCATCTATTACTGTTAATAAAAGGCTCGTTTCCATttcaaaaagacaaaaaaaatggTGATCTCACGCTTACTTATTAGAATTTTTCTGTTTACTTTATATCTTACCTCTGGGATCCTAATACTTGCATGTTCGTCGTTTTGTAGTAGAAGTTTATTTCAAGTTGTTTCATacaccattttttttctctttttgcgGTATGTTTTTGGTACTTTCCAAGATCTTGTTCATTCAGTTTTCACCCGCCAAATTCCAAGAtcttattaattttatattcaaCGGAATCAAACATAAATTAGGGAATAAGGATATTGAATTGACAACTGCACTATGCATATGGCATTAACATTACTTTAAGGGCAATAAAAGATAGCCTAACTGAGAGGATATACATATTTATTATTCCTATCAGAAGATCGAATCACCTAGATAGACGTGGAGTAGAATAAAGACACAAAATTCAAGCTCGAGCCTTTCATTTAATACAATACACCTGTTTGATCAGTTCAGTTCCCGCCTTTCATTAATCACTTTCCTTGATAggtttttaatatattttattaccAAAAAGATAATAGTAGCTAAATGAAAATTGTAGTGGCAATAAATGCAAAGATTGCTCACTTCCTTAATCTCGTTCTATAATTAATGAGGATAAGATGATAGATGTTAATAACGTAGGCATTAGTAACTCGGGGTGCTGTCCCATTAAGATGTTTCACTGGTAAATTATATCAGGGCACTCGAACTTGATGTACTGAAGCGtattaaaaacaaattgaaaTATCATTAAGAAAAGATGTTTGATTGTCATTAAGAACTGAATTCTGTTTAACTTGTATGTTTAATTCTGTCTTATGTTAGGGATAAATTTTACGTTTCTTTCCCTCTGAATGATTGAGCtagtctctttttttttcttcctcctGCTCTCTGGAATGAAATGTCATCTTACATGATTTGATTCTTTTTGTCCAGCTGGAGGACTCTCGTTTTCTTGCTCAAACTAATTAAATGTTTCTTATTTCAACCATCAATGGTTGCACTGTAGGACAATGCAAACAGCAGTTGGAACCTTTGGTGGTGATGAGTACAAAGATGGTATAAATGCTCCTCCATTAATGGTAGCAAACGTTGGGGGCAGCAACCATCCTGCAATTTCAAGCCTTCACTGTCCACCATTTTTGGCAGTAGAGCTTTGCAGAGAACGTTTGGTATGTTTCATAAGTTGAACTCGAAATTCAAGATTTCATTTTGATATTTCTGActtcttaaatcaccaattgacCAAACAAACTTAAGTTGATGGttgacaaatttaatataaaaggTTAACATGAAACTATTGAGTATCTGTGGCAGTTTCAGATAAAATGTTAGCAACTAATATTCATCCTGAATCAATACATAAATTTAAGCTCTCAAATTCTCAAGTAGAAGTAATTTTGACGAGGGAAGAGGACATATATAAGTCGAACAGTTAGCTTGAAATGCTTTCTAGATAAATAACGGAGTTATTTGCCTTCACGTGCAAAAATTATCTACATGAGGATATAAGCTGAACAAGAACTTGAACTGGTTTAGTTTGCTATGAATTAAAAAGCTAAAAGTAAAGATTGTCCCCTGTTTTTCATATTATGTGATGTCGAATGATTATATTCATTGTACAGGGTGTTCATCCATGTGATAAGAGGAGAAGCATTAGCGAGTATCGGACACTTTTCCCTGCAATTGATTTTTCCATGGCAAGTTAAACTGCTTTGCTGGATTATGTTGCTGTAGTTTGTATTTttcgtctctttttttttaagaccaaTTTTTTGATAGAACATTTCTTCATTTACTCTAGATTGAACATGATAATGATGTCATGTGGACACCAGACAACAGAGAGACAAATGACCAGATTGTAGCAAGGGGACTGAAGTTTCTGAATTGGTAAATGCtcactttatttatttgaaatatctACACGTttgattatatattttttaaaggcTTACACCAGGAGATTAAAAAACCAAGTGCAAATAATTGGAAAATGAGAGAAGACATAATCAGTTTAAGTAATGTTGGCAATGATGCAGTTCTCATACCTTGGTAATCTTTCCTAGTGGTTATTATATCGCCCATTATTTTCGATTCAGTCATTATATTTCTGTTTTTTCTCTCCATTTTGTCGCCCCCTCCTCTTGGTTTCTGTTGTAACTATCTCCCTTGATCGGTGTCTCTTTGGTTCATCTTACTTCTCGTTTTGGGTTTTTCTGCTGTACTCTTTGGATATTTCATTTACCAATGAAACTATTTCTtatccaaagaaaaaaaaaacttcaaatataAATCTCATTTGTCCTGTTTTCTTAACTTTTATTTTTGCACGTTAGTATTACTTGGTTGTCTCTTGCAGTTAAGGAGTTCTACCATGTTGTCTCTTCCTTTCATTAAGGAGAAGAAAAGTTGCTTCCAGCCAGTAATCTGCATACTGTTGAATCCATTTCACTTGAAAGAATAAGTTGAGAAATAGTTTCGATTCGTAGCTACTTTACGACCTTCGTTAATGCCTTTGAATGGAGACTAGTTCATTACAGTTACATCTATGCTGTCATATGTTGAATTTTCCAACTCTTTGTAGGCCCTTTCTATGCATTATCTCtagggaaaaaataaaataaaattctgCATCTATTCTGTGTATTGGCACTCACAACTCTTAGATTCTTTTATACCCTGTTTTTTTGTCCTGGCCAGGCTGTGGACTCGGAAGGAGAAAGAGATTGCAATCGTCACCCACAGTGCGTTCTTATTTGAGCTTATGAAATGCTTTGGAAATGACTGCCATCCATCTATAAAGAGCGAAATCTGCAAATAGTAAGCATTTCATTGATCTGAATGACAATTTCTTAGGCAGCACAGCAGAACTAGagaataatttttcaaaaataagttTGAATATAGAACTTGTCAGTTAGGAGCTTCAAATCTGTGCCAAAgtgtactttttttttatgtaatatgGGTTAGGAGACTTAAACCTTAAACACTCACGGTCACTAACATACTCATATGTCAATTGAGTTAGGCTTGCTTTAACTGTTTATATCATACTTGAATGGTGACATTTTGATGTGCGATGCCAAATGTGTTTTTTGTATTATACATGTTGTCACATTCCCTAGAGTTGCATTCAATTTTAACACATGAAATTTACACCAATATGCAGTTTTACAAACTGTGAGCTTCGATCCATGGTTATTGTTGACAAGAGGTAAGTAAAAACGTTTCTTGTCCAGTTCTCTCTTGATCACCTTTTCGTACAGTTTACTACTTTTATTTGGAACACAAGATTTCATTTTATCAGACTCGCTATTTTCAGTATGACAGGTTTGGATATCTCAAGGACTAATTACCCTGGCAAAATTCCTCGAGGCCTCGATCTTCCCAGTGACGTTGCCACAGAGAAGCAACCATAGAGAGGAATTACAAATGATGTTGAAgcttgaagaagatgaagcTTGTGAACGCAAGGAATGTGGTATTTTTCGATATTCTTAATTCGCTAATCTTAATTCAATtatatcatttcattttttggaggctttttttacttcaaaatTCAGTTAGGCATTATTTAGGCCATGGCTTCTTGTCTCCAAGACACATGTTTCTGTCCATATTTTCATTAGTTGTGGGTATATGTgctcttaattttatttaaaggTAATAAAGTTTACGTCTTCCATGTGCAAGCTTTCTATTTTGATTTGACCATTTAAGGAGAATGAACAACCCATGAGACTTCGACGTCTCTATAACCTGAAGCCAACAGTTCTTTTTTTACATGCCCTAACAAGATAATAAATAGAGCAATACAATCGCATTTGGAACCATTAGAAAAGTATAACTTTAAGCTTATATGAGTTAACCAATCAGTTACAAATAAAACTTTTTATTATAATCGACAACcgtaaaaaatatttataaaatataacaaaattttaaattctattcattataaatattttcatacaGCTGAAATATGGAAAAGGAAGATCGATCATACTATTTATTACACGCATAGATAATAATCTATTTTGATCTAGTCTAAAGTAGATAATGTTATATTTTgcaatattttagtttattttgttatttttaaaaataacccTATTGAAAAACCTATTATCATCTAATGGCATTGGCTATCAAAATTTGTGTAACAAAGATAACAAGGTTAAGTTAATGAATCATGACCCCATCATGAAAAGCAACACAAAGCCAATGATAACCGCAATGATAAGGACGAAAACAGCTACCATAATATTAATACCACTTGACTTGCCCGGCGAAACTACGTCATTTCCCGTTCTCGTATCATCATTTATGTTGTTCTTCACTAAAGAAGTCTCGGTCGACTGGAATGGGGTGGCCACATCCCTAAATAACTCTGTAGAGAAGGAAAGAGCCTCCTTTTCTGGTTCAAGAACTGATTTCATGTCCATCGATGCTTCCATGGACATTAATTCAGTGCAATGTTCTTTTAAAACCTACATTGAAGTTCGATAATACAGAAGTTAGCAAAAAGAATTTAATTCCAGGAAACAAATGTGATCTAGAACGCAGTTTAAACTCACAAATTTCAGCTGCAAAAATGAGTCTCAAACTATCCAAATAAATCAAAAGTTcgaaaatttcaaattaaccAAATGCAAGCACCAAGGACGGTGGCCGCAAGGGAGAGGAGATGAGGAAAAGTGAAGACCTCAGTTGTTTCAGATGGTTGCAAGTAGTCGCAAATGTAAATGTCTGCCAACCAAGGAATAAATACTCTTCGAGGAAATGAGAGATCACACTTTTTCCTGCAAACCGAAAGCATACAGAAACTGACATCAAGAGTCAAGATTGGAACACTCAAGAAAATGAGAGTTTCATACCCACTAATATCTAAAGTCAGAAAATTCGAACACTTGGTCGACTGAACTGCCAATAGCATCCGGAAGGTGTTCAAATCACTTTTGCACAGTGTATGATTTGAACACTCTTTTGTAGCACGGTTCATGGATTCTTTGTTTTTTTGTGGTAATTCAGAGAATCTGCTAGTTTGTTtagtttattatattctttcGTATCATCCCTTTTCTTGGACTCGTGGAAGttctttctgtttttttttctgttCTTTAAAAAAAGATCCACCACCAAAAAGTTTTAGACCAAAAACTTACTAATGAAAACATTTTTGGTTAATCATGGTGTCTATCCTTTTATGTACCATTGTACCTACATACCTTAATGAGTGAAGGAAGAGCTGAGAAACGTGTTGTTCTGATGTCATTTCATTTGCATCCCTGTGAACGTCATTAGATACATCTTTATCTGCATCTACCTCATCACATATTATGGCCAATCTACTTTGTAAACTTGTGATGATATCTCCCTGTGTGAAGAGAAAGCATGTGTCATTGTCATGGGCAAAATATGCAACAACCATTAGTGATAGAGCCCTACTGTCTTGATCTTTTACATTGTCAACCAAAAGTTGACCCACAGTTCAGATGTTTTTATGTCACACCAATCACCATGTGGAAGTGATTATCACTAAGCAAATTGACTTTCATGTCTTTTGTGAATAAAGAAGTCTGACAATGTATAATCCAGCAAGCACATTTCACTGAACATTGTGAGCTTCGAAGTTAGGGAATGAATAAGAAGGCAGTAGTGAGGTGGAGCACGTAAGGGAACTTAGGTTCATTTACtgaaaacaagaaaagaaatttcGAAGAGATTTTGTAGATGGAAGGAAGGAGGAAAGATTTGGACATTTGAAAATCAGATTGGAGGATAGTTGAAGTAACTTTTATGGGAGATAGTGATTCATAATCCATTTCCATCGTACAATTGTCATAGCAGACAGCTAGAAGTTTCAATTTGCAATCGATCAATCAGATATCAGCTCATTGCATAGGAAAGCGTTCAGAATAGAGCATACAAGACTTTTATGACTTAATGTACTaggcaaaaaaatattttcaagatGATGTCAAGGAAATAATATTAAACATGTAAACGTTACCTTTATTTCCATTACAGCTTCGGAAATAGGCTCTTTCGAATTCAAATAAGCAAAAGAACAAACAGAGCCTCTAAAGACCATGATACCATCAACATCTTTTTGGCTGGACGCTGtacaaaacaatttaaaaaagaagTTTGAACAAAGAAAAGAACCCTAAAgaacatttaaatataataaaatcaacCAGTAAACCTTCAAAAGACGTATTTTTCAGGAATGGTAGGAGTAGTTCAATTTCATGCAAGTCCCCTATAATTGAAGGGTCATCGCTGACAACCTGGTAAGAAAGAAGAGAGATGATGGTGGTCATAAATAATTGTTAAACCAAGGCAAATGaaagaattattaaaaaatttaaataattatttgcAAAACCAAAGAAAAGCAAGTAAAGaaagtatttttcttttccttacatacaagaaatataaaagaaagatCCATGCATGAGATTCATCAAATGCTTCCTGGATGAAACCCACTATATCCCCCAGAAGGGGTACATCATTCTTTCCCTAAACACCATTGGATGAACACGAACCACCTTTACCAGCTTTAGCACAGTTTGATATAATCTCCAGAAAATacgttgaatttttttttctgtggTTGCAAAAAGAAGGTCCTAGATCCTACTTGTAGGTTTGAGAAGCAAAATTATTCTACTAACCAGATTTCCGTCAACCACGGCCTTTGCACCTTTTAGAACATCAGCTTGAATGGAAATTCCATTATGAATTACATCTATTAATCTTTGGATATTTGATGCCCTCCAAACAGGTATCCTGGCAAAAAGTAGCAAGATACAGACAAAGGAATATTCATACTGAGAGGTAGATTCGAGATTGTTGCAAAAGTTTTAGGAAACAACAGCAAGCATACAGTTCGagatcaaatttaaatttcagTCCATGAGTTTTCATCTTTGTGTCCATTTCATCTTTACGCTTTCAAACCCTATGATTTCTAAGGCTTCAGAGATGGGATTAAATTAGCTATGCTAGTTAAAGTAACAAAAGCTAACTGAATATTATTTTCATgagttttataaatatttctaaTATTGAAGTAGCATAATTAATTTTACATGTTTAATTAAGCATAATTTCCTAATCAGTTGCCCTCCCCAAACCCAATAGCTAGCCTCCAACTATTAGGCTGTGTCTCCCCAAACGAATTCACTACCAACCTCATATCTATTTCCTTTCTCTCCGTAAGCGCATAAGTGATAAAACAAATTTCTGCAAACTTCCTGTCTCTACTTTAGATTCACATATGTACAGGATATGTGCTCCATAGGTGGAGTGCAAGGTTTTTCTTTTTGCGCCCATGGCCTAATTAGGGATATAATGGAACACGTCCCTAGAACTTGATTGTCCTAAGACCTCAAGGTGGAAAAATTCAAACACGTCTATCATCAGGAAGAAAGCTTCCCCATTTTCTAAGGGTGGAGAAAGGTTCACATGAATACCTTATTTTAGGCCACTAGCAACAAAGAATGAGAATAAATAATCTATATAG encodes:
- the LOC103503638 gene encoding phosphoglycerate mutase-like protein 1 isoform X1 — its product is MDSAGGLSLYPSHRCKTIHLVRHAQGTHNVAMEKDRSLLQSYDYFDAQLSPLGWQQVDNLRKHVHSCGISKTIELVIVSPLLRTMQTAVGTFGGDEYKDGINAPPLMVANVGGSNHPAISSLHCPPFLAVELCRERLGVHPCDKRRSISEYRTLFPAIDFSMIEHDNDVMWTPDNRETNDQIVARGLKFLNWLWTRKEKEIAIVTHSAFLFELMKCFGNDCHPSIKSEICKYFTNCELRSMVIVDKSMTGLDISRTNYPGKIPRGLDLPSDVATEKQP
- the LOC103503638 gene encoding phosphoglycerate mutase-like protein 1 isoform X2; translation: MEKDRSLLQSYDYFDAQLSPLGWQQVDNLRKHVHSCGISKTIELVIVSPLLRTMQTAVGTFGGDEYKDGINAPPLMVANVGGSNHPAISSLHCPPFLAVELCRERLGVHPCDKRRSISEYRTLFPAIDFSMIEHDNDVMWTPDNRETNDQIVARGLKFLNWLWTRKEKEIAIVTHSAFLFELMKCFGNDCHPSIKSEICKYFTNCELRSMVIVDKSMTGLDISRTNYPGKIPRGLDLPSDVATEKQP
- the LOC103503637 gene encoding uncharacterized protein LOC103503637 encodes the protein MVKTVVGEESRLKIVENRLAQSAIPSEIGLVIGRLSSPLDRGFVFDLVPTPLNDAGEAACSLVGAIKDDKKKGSKGKSPAVDSSSLVIDMDWVAEHARQVRRMLPGGVKVIGIYVWASELAVKNSTLMLCQAVKAVAEAAPFSVNDLEERLLIHICYSPRRWTCRNFFLTSNLTSNSLRPCDFKMGRVLTSLQTFKCMFNFDMRIPVWRASNIQRLIDVIHNGISIQADVLKGAKAVVDGNLVVSDDPSIIGDLHEIELLLPFLKNTSFEASSQKDVDGIMVFRGSVCSFAYLNSKEPISEAVMEIKGDIITSLQSRLAIICDEVDADKDVSNDVHRDANEMTSEQHVSQLFLHSLRKKCDLSFPRRVFIPWLADIYICDYLQPSETTEVLKEHCTELMSMEASMDMKSVLEPEKEALSFSTELFRDVATPFQSTETSLVKNNINDDTRTGNDVVSPGKSSGINIMVAVFVLIIAVIIGFVLLFMMGS